In Fibrobacter sp. UWH6, a single genomic region encodes these proteins:
- a CDS encoding transposase → LNTIRLGVSNARIEATNNKIKLLIRAAYGFRNMNNMLSLIMLSCSYVDVKIAYEWESESRESSSKAA, encoded by the coding sequence CTCAACACAATCAGGCTAGGCGTGTCAAACGCAAGGATCGAGGCGACGAACAACAAGATAAAGCTACTGATACGGGCTGCCTATGGCTTCAGGAATATGAACAACATGCTGTCGCTGATAATGTTGAGCTGTTCCTATGTAGATGTAAAGATTGCCTACGAATGGGAATCGGAATCGAGAGAATCATCTAGCAAGGCTGCCTAA
- a CDS encoding putative phage abortive infection protein, protein MKLQKIRGIVQRNSEGLDIDEHERSAIENDINLFGIPYCIVFNGHRDVLNSYYRHLYYTVKYVANSKRIENCDDKMNYLKILRAQLTSEEQVMLYLNWLSGYGKEWETDNEHHFFTEYMMIHNVTRGDLDKIYGKGKGENKFFESLKVTDEQKKCKILEFVGRPNKLRNM, encoded by the coding sequence GTGAAACTTCAAAAAATTAGGGGAATTGTACAACGAAATTCTGAAGGGTTGGATATCGATGAACATGAGAGAAGTGCGATTGAAAATGATATAAATCTATTCGGAATCCCCTATTGCATCGTATTCAATGGACATAGAGATGTTTTGAACTCGTATTATCGCCATTTGTATTATACGGTAAAATATGTGGCAAATTCAAAAAGAATTGAAAACTGTGATGATAAGATGAATTATTTGAAAATTTTAAGAGCTCAATTAACTAGTGAAGAACAGGTTATGTTGTATTTAAATTGGTTGTCAGGCTATGGCAAGGAATGGGAAACTGACAATGAACATCATTTCTTTACTGAATATATGATGATTCATAACGTAACACGTGGTGATTTGGACAAAATATACGGCAAAGGTAAAGGGGAAAATAAGTTTTTTGAATCTTTGAAAGTAACTGATGAACAAAAAAAATGTAAAATATTAGAATTTGTTGGCCGTCCAAATAAGCTAAGGAATATGTAA